AGCAAAAGATAGATAAATTAGTGGAGCTTGCCGTATCGCATATGCAGATACCGGAGGAAAAAGCCCGTGCGATGGCCGAAGAGATCATCCCTAAGTTAGACAGATGGCGCCAGGAATGAGTTGTCAGGCGGAAAAAATTCATGAACGATAAATACGGACGGATTCTCACCGAAATAAGAAAGCCAACAGAGAAGACTATGATGACAACGCTGGGAACGCGGGCAAGTTCACTCTGGAAAAAACTTAGAACATTTCTAAAGGTGAATTACGATCATGTGCCTGTGTTGCTCTTCGGGGGACAGAAATACGGCTGGTGCTTCAAATACAGACGAAAAAATAAGACACTCTGCGTGTTGTTTCCAGAATCGAAAGCATTCACTGTTCTTGTGACTTTGGGAAAGAAGGAAATCGCCCAATTCCAGGAACGTTATGATGATTTTAATGAAGGCACCCGAATGCTGTTTACT
This genomic stretch from candidate division WOR-3 bacterium harbors:
- a CDS encoding DUF3788 domain-containing protein — encoded protein: MNDKYGRILTEIRKPTEKTMMTTLGTRASSLWKKLRTFLKVNYDHVPVLLFGGQKYGWCFKYRRKNKTLCVLFPESKAFTVLVTLGKKEIAQFQERYDDFNEGTRMLFTSAHQYHDGKWLYKRVLNKSDLRDVISLIRIKRTEKTKGSQS